Proteins encoded by one window of Bactrocera oleae isolate idBacOlea1 chromosome 4, idBacOlea1, whole genome shotgun sequence:
- the LOC106626741 gene encoding TWiK family of potassium channels protein 7-like: protein MSNTPSVRIQMPPTMQSPRLALRPPRLNLSGATSSGSNQLHPPLTGHPLVTHPQTGLPLTAQTKESEQWPFFSASDFARGFSDFVDFTKAGMSFGEKFTFGLYEKLSKWSRKWFTHIFLFIVMVLFSAGGAMVFVVVEGHHANQLQLDLSYQRREFLKEMSSLASDRALLSDRQLLEGRVVNIMRSHKEAINSFINNEKTFEELEKEKNPWTFMNSMFFCGTIYTTIGNIEG, encoded by the exons ATGTCGAACACACCGTCAGTGCGAATACAAATGCCGCCAACCATGCAATCGCCACGGTTGGCGCTGCGTCCGCCGCGTTTGAATCTCTCCGGTGCCACCAGTTCGGGCTCTAATCAGCTGCATCCGCCCTTAACTGGCCACCCATTGGTCACACATCCACAAACTGGACTACCGTTAACCGCACAAACTAAGGAAAGCGAACAATGGCCCTTCTTTTCGGCATCTGATTTCGCTAGAGGTTTCTCCGATTTCGTGGACTTCACTAAAGCGGGCATGAGTTTTGGCGAAAAGTTTACCTTTGGCTTATACGAAAAGCTGAGCAAGTGGTCACGCAAATggtttacacatatttttctatTCATTGTCATGGTGCTTTTTAGTGCCGGTGGTGCGatggtatttgttgttgtggaaG GTCACCACGCCAACCAACTACAGCTTGATTTGAGCTATCAGCGTAGggaatttttgaaagaaatgtcCAGCTTAGCGTCCGATCGCGCATTGCTA TCCGATCGCCAGCTGTTAGAGGGAAGAGTGGTAAATATCATGCGCAGTCATAAAGAGGCTATAAATTCATTCATCAACAATGAAAAAACCTTTGAAGAATTGGAGAAGGAAAAAAATCCGTGGACATTTATGAATTCAATGTTCTTTTGCGGCACAATTTATACGACAATCG GCAATATTGAAGGCTAA